In Mycobacterium sp. JS623, one genomic interval encodes:
- a CDS encoding methyltransferase → MTPLAMTLRSDTADSMAAFARFVGSPEDREHWSHCIEAIRTGESVVPKLRGMPAFDWAMSDPELSEVFNQAMTNFTELALTAVLAAYDFAEHRTIVDVAGGHGRLLAGMLSAAPTAQGILFDLPHVVAGAEPLLRKHRVVDRVSIVGGSFFETVPEGGDLYVLKNIIHDWSDDKAMQILKTVRAAAALDSKLLLVESLIPQHDRDFATKWLDLEMLVGNSGRERTADEYRELLRDTGFEMTRAVPTASPFSLVEARAT, encoded by the coding sequence GTGACCCCGCTGGCCATGACGCTGCGGTCGGACACTGCGGATTCTATGGCGGCCTTCGCCCGATTCGTCGGCTCGCCGGAGGACCGTGAGCACTGGAGCCACTGCATCGAAGCCATCAGGACCGGTGAGTCAGTTGTCCCGAAGCTGCGAGGAATGCCGGCCTTCGACTGGGCCATGAGCGATCCGGAACTGAGCGAAGTCTTCAACCAGGCGATGACCAACTTCACCGAGTTGGCCCTGACCGCGGTGCTCGCTGCCTACGACTTCGCCGAGCATCGGACCATCGTCGATGTGGCTGGCGGGCACGGACGGCTGCTCGCCGGCATGTTGTCAGCAGCACCGACAGCGCAAGGCATCTTGTTTGACCTCCCGCATGTGGTGGCGGGTGCCGAGCCGCTGCTGCGCAAACATCGAGTCGTTGACCGCGTCAGCATCGTCGGGGGCTCGTTCTTCGAGACCGTTCCCGAGGGCGGTGATCTGTACGTGCTGAAGAACATCATTCACGACTGGTCTGATGACAAAGCCATGCAAATCCTCAAGACCGTGCGGGCCGCGGCGGCCTTGGATTCGAAATTGCTGCTGGTCGAATCCCTGATACCCCAACACGATCGCGATTTCGCGACGAAATGGCTGGATTTGGAGATGCTGGTGGGCAATTCGGGGCGCGAACGCACCGCAGACGAGTACCGAGAATTGTTGCGAGATACGGGATTTGAAATGACTCGCGCGGTCCCGACCGCATCGCCGTTCAGTTTGGTGGAGGCCAGGGCGACCTGA